CCTTGTGCCACCACCTGTGGGCACCTGGGGTGATTCAGGTGTGTGagagcacacctgggcacacctgggcacactcacacacacctgggcacacctgcaCATGGtcgggcacacctgggcacacctacAGGATTTGGGGTTCAGGCTGGGGggctggctgggctttggggtgcagttttggggtgcagttttggggtgcaggatttggggtcagttttggggtgcAGTTTTGGGTTGCAgaatttggggtgcaggattTCGGGTGCAGAATGTGGGGTGCAGTTTTCAggtgcaggatttggggtgcagaTTTGAggtgcaggatttggggtcagttttggggtgcAGTTTTGAGATGCAGATTTGGGGTGCAGTTTTGGGTTGCAGAATTTGGGGTGcagatttggggtgcaggatttggggggcaggatttggggtgcagaATGTGGGGTGCAGATTTGAGGTGCAGTTTTGGGGTGTAGGATTTGAagtgcaggatttggggtgcagaTTTGGGGTGCAGTTTTGAGAtgcagttttggggtgcagTTTTGGGGCTCATTAGGCTCCTTCGGGTTCGACTTTGGGGTTCAGGATTTCAGCGGCTGCTCGGGGTGGGGGCTGAGGCGCATTTTTGGGGGTGCATTTTTGGGCAGGGGGCGTGGCCGGTGGGCGTGTCCCGCCGCTTTGGGGGCGTgtcccgccccgccgccgccgccagaAGCGGCCGGGCCGGCCCGTCCAGCCCAACCGGCCGGGACGGATCCCGCGCTGCCGCCCCCGCCGAGCCCCCCGCGGGCTCCCCGAAACGCCCcccaccaccccaaaccccccgaaGACCCCCGGACTCATTAACCCCTTCATTAATCCCCCCGCATTctccccgcgccgccccgccgcctccacgtgcctcagtttcccccggCGCCGCCGCGCTCGCGGAGCGAACGGGGAGCTCGGGGGGTCCCGGCGCGGCTCCGGGGGGGTCCCGCGGGGGTCGCGGCGGCCGTGGGGCGGTTCTGGGGTTCCGTGGGGAGGATCCCCCCTCGGGGCGTCCCCACCCAGCGGGGCCCGAGCGCGTGGGAACCGGCGCGGGGAACCGGCTGAaccggccccgcggcccccgCGCCCCGCGGGGGGGGCCGAAACAGCCCCGGCAGCGGGcaccggggggtcccgggggcgGGGTGGGGGGTCCCCCAAACTCCCACGGGGGTCCCCGTGGGGCAGAGCCCCGCGCGGGGGGAGGGGGGGCGGATTTTTCCCACGGGGACGCGCGCGCACGTGCGGGGccaccccctgtcccctcaccccGGGGGGGGGACACGGGCATGGAGGGacccccccggacccccccgTGGGGTGGGGGTCGCGCGTGGGGGGGAGCTCAGCCCCCCCCCGGCGGTCCCCAGCTCGTTCCCACGGGTGCCgagggggaaactgaggcacggcgggggagggggggggcGGGGCGGAGCACGGGACCCCCCCCGGGGCATCGCGGTGTCGCCGTTCCCACGGTTTATgtccccccccccgccccaaTCGcgtcccagggtgtccccaaacGGGTCCGCGTGCCCCGTTGGTGTGGGGGGGGGAGCGGAGCCCACGCAGGTGCGCACCCGCGGGCACGCGCGCAGGTGTGCGCGCACACGCGTGTGAAAGCGCCCGGGGGGGGGCCGCCCCCCGGGCCGCGGGCACGCGCACGGACACTCGGACACGCGGGCACGCGCGCGGACACGCGCGGCCGCAGGTGCACACGCGAGCGCTCCCACGTACACACGCACCTGCACACGCGTGTGCGCGCACACCTGcgcgcgcccccgccgccgctcccggggccCCGGTTTCACCCCAAGCCCCGCTCCGCGGCAGCCGCTGCCCCCCCCagcccggtcccggtcccggtcccacTCCGGGAGCTGCCGGTGCCCCGGGAGCTCCGCGCTGTCCCGGGACCGTCGGTGCGGGTTCGGGGGAGCCGCGGGAGCCGCCGCTGCCTTCCCCGGCCCCGTCCCGACCCGCAGCCGGGACAGCCGCTCCCGGTGCTTATCCCGGTGCTtatcccggtgccggtgcccctTACCGGTCACGGCGAGGAGGAAgccgagcagcagcagcggcggcccGGGCCGCATCCCGCGGGGGTCCATGCGGAGCGCTCGGGGCTCACGGCGCGGCtcgggccccgggcagcaccatCCGGGCCGGACCGGGCCCCACCGGCACCGCCGGGACAGCCCGGCACGCACCGGGACAGCGCCGGTACGACCGGGCAGAGCCTCCGGGCGGGACCGGGAGCCACCGGGACGCAGCGAGGGGCTCCGGGCTGAGCCTGGCCGGGGCGGGCGGACcggggccgagccgggccggtGGCGGCGGAGGGGCCGGTGCtgctcccggggctgcgggaccgggccggggcggggccggggggcggggcctggcGGGGCGGGGcacgggggcggggccgggcggggcggacCGGTCCGGCAGGTCCGGCCGGGGGCGGGGACAGGGCGCGGCCTTAAAGCGGCGATGGCCGCGGGGGGAGCGGTGGGGCCACGCccggcggggggggggggagcgGCCGGGAgcgctcccagtgctcccagtgctcccagtgccccctcccagtgccctccacGGGCCTCCCAGTGacccccctggcacccccagtGCCCCCGGTGACCCCCCCATGGcatccccagtgctcccagtaacacCCCCTGaacctcccagtgctcccagtgccccccattTCCCTCCCGGTGCCCCCTCggatccctcccagtccatccctgtcccctcccagtgccccccagtccTTCCCATTCCCCCCCCCCAGCATGTCCCAGTTCCTTCCCGCACACCTGGGGGCCGTCACCGACACCCCCAaaagttttggggtccccgaaTTTCCCCCCGGATCCCACAGGAAAACCCACGGGGAGTTTGGGGGAGTGGGGGGGCTTTATTGGCACAGCAAAAtttgggaaaaggggaaaactgGGAACGGGAAGGGGGGGGGGATCAGAAGAGGCCAGACCCAGCTGAGCACACCCGGGGGAACCCCAAAACTGGGGGGAGGACGGGGagccccctcaggaccccccagtTTCGGAGCTCTCCGGGGATGGATCCTTGGAAGCCGAGCAGATGTGGAAAAtccctgggggggggggggggagggtgggaaaagggggggTTAGGGGGGTGAGGAAGGGATTTGGGAGCCCCAAAAAATCGGGGGGGAAGGGCGAAATCCCACCACCCTGCAGAGCCCgggcacagctcagggcaggggtggacacCCCAGTTCCAGTGACCTCCCGGTCCCCGTGCCCCCCCCCGTTCCCGTTCCCCCCTCGCCCCATTCCCGTTCCTCCCCGTTCCCGTTTCCCCACCGTTCCCGTTTTCCCCTCCATTCCCCTTTCCTCCCCCGGTTCCCGTTCCCCCCAGTTCCCGTTACCCCCCATTGCCgtttccccccacccccttccCGTTCCCGTTTCCCCCCCCATTCCCGTTCTCCCCCCCGTTCTCCGTTCCGGTGCCCCCCGGTTCCCGTTGTCCCCCATTCCCGTTTCCCCCTCCATTCCCGTTTCCTCCCCCGTTCCCTGTCCCGTTCCCCCCCGTTCTCCGTTCCGGTGCctttcccgttcccgttccccgCCCctgttcccgttcccgttcccgttcccatttccccccacccccgTTCCCGGTCCCGTTCCCGTTCTCATTCCCCAGCCCCGTCCCTTTTCCCGgtcccttttccccttcccgTTCCCCCCGTTCCCTTTTCCCggtcccgttcccgttcccggtgccggtgccggtacCGGCCGAGCCCAGCAGCGCCGCCGCCACCCAGGCCAGGATGAAGGACcaggagaagctccaggagctgcgggggggccccagcagggccagggaccCCCCCGAGCCCAGCCCGAgccccagcagcgccagcagccctggggacacgcgCGTCAGGGGACAGCGACagcggggacaggagggacaggggacagcgacacgggacagcgacagggacagggacgggacAGCGACAGGGGACAGCGACagcggggacaggagggacagggacaggagggacaggggacagtggggagagggacaggagggacaggggacagcgacagggacagggacgggacAGCGACAGGGGACAGCGACagcggggacaggagggacaggggacagcgacagggacagagacagggaCGGGACAGCGACAGGGGACAGCGtcagggacagcggggacaagagggacaggggacagcgacagggacagcggggagagggacagcagggacagggacaggacggAAAATagaacagggacaggggacagttTGGGACACTGAtgatccccaaattcccaccctgcagggacaggggacagctcagggcagggatgaCACTCCCAGCAGAGACAGGGGACAGTTTGGGACAGGAATgaccagggacagcagggacaggagtgaCAATAGAACAAGGATGGGGACAGTTCGGGGGAGCAGTGAcagtcccagcagggacaggggacagttTGGGACAGGAGtgaccggggacagcagggacaggggacagctcagagcaggggTGACactcccagcagggacagggacaactCGGGGCACTGATGATCCCCAAATTCCTACCCtgaagggacaggggacagctcGGGGCAGGGGTGACactcccagcagggacagggacagccccgatgtccccaaatccccgccctgcccatcccagccccgtcccgcccagcgctgcggccctggggacagtccccaatgtcccccgtgtccccaatgtcccccgtgtccccaatgtccccgtgtccccaatgtccccgtgtccccacgtACCGGCCAGCAGCAGGGTGCCCCCCGCCGctcgctgccgctgccgccgggccccgccggtGCCCCCGGGCAGGCCCAGGGCGagccccgcggcggcggcgagcaccgagagcagcagcagcgcccgcGTGGCCTCCAGCAGCGCTGCGGGGGGACACGGCGTGGGGACAATGTGGGGACACGCGGGTGACCCCCCAGCGCCCGCCCTGTGCCCCCCcgggggacaccgcggggacagcGTGGGGATCCCCGCGGGCGGGGACgttggggacagggggggaccCCCCGAATTTCGCCCTCGTGTCCCCCCCGGCGTACCTGGGGCGGTGGCGTgcgggtggcactgtcccccgAGGCAGCCGtgccacagccccaggctggcggTGCCCCCCGGTGCCCGGCGCTGCAGCCAGAacggggtggcggtggcggccaCCAGCAGCGCCAGGCCGCTGGCCCCGCACAGCAGCGCCCCCGGCGACATCCTGCGGGACacgggacagcctggggacacggggggacacgagGGGACACACACGGGACAGCGTGGGGACAACGAGGGGACAGCCTGGAGACACGGGAGGACAGCGtggggacagcgtggggacacggggggacagcctggggacacacacgggacagcctggggacacggggggacacgagGGGACACACACGGGACAGCGTGGGGACAACGAGGGGACAGCCTGGAGACACGGGGGGGGCAGCGGggggacagcgtggggacagtgtggggacagcgtggggacacgggacagcgtggggacacggggggacacacacgggacagcctggggacacgaggggacacggggggacagcgtggggacaCACACGGGACAGCGGGAGGACAGCGTGGGGATACTGGACAGCATGGGGACACAAGAATAGgcgtggggacacagggacggTGTGGGGCTAGCCATGGGGACAGCCTCGGGACATCCCCAGGGGACACGACGATCCCCAGGATGTCATctcatggggacacaggggacacccaTGGGGACATCCCTGGAGGAAGGGGCTACACGGGGGTGGCACctctggggacacgggggacaccccatgggga
This window of the Passer domesticus isolate bPasDom1 chromosome 32, bPasDom1.hap1, whole genome shotgun sequence genome carries:
- the LOC135288397 gene encoding lens fiber membrane intrinsic protein-like, with product MSPGALLCGASGLALLVAATATPFWLQRRAPGGTASLGLWHGCLGGQCHPHATAPALLEATRALLLLSVLAAAAGLALGLPGGTGGARRQRQRAAGGTLLLAGLLALLGLGLGSGGSLALLGPPRSSWSFSWSFILAWVAAALLGSAGIFHICSASKDPSPESSETGGS